The stretch of DNA AGGACACCGCCCCGCCGCCGCCCGCCGACGGCGCAGACACCGGCCCCGGAGCCGGGGATCCCGGCGTCCCCGCTACCTCCCCAGATGAGGCCGCCAACCCTCAAGACGGCACCCCCGGCACCGAGAACGCCCTCTGGGAAGGCGATTCGCCGGTCTATGGCAGCGTCTTCGGCGGCACCCCGCCCGACGACGGGCTGCACCTGGCCCCCGGCGAGGACGGCATGCCCGAACCCGCCGGGGAGATCAACATCGACGATCCGGTAGTGAAGCGCTTCTTCGACGCGCTGCTCACCGCCGTCGTCGGGGACGCCGCCGGGGCCGTCCAAGGGCTGTGGGCGCTGGTCACCGACGCCCCGCAGGCCATCGCCGGCTTCGCCCAGGCGGTCATAGAGGACCCCTGGGGGCTCCTGGTCAGCAAGGAGTTCCGCCAGGCCTTTTCCGAGGGGGACTGGGCCCTGGTCCTGGGCTACGGCTTGTGGGAGTTCGGCTCTCTGCTGTCCCTGGGGGCCGGGATCGTCATCAAGATGATCAAGGCCCTCGGCAAGATCCCCGACGGCGGTAAGCTCCCCGGCGCCCCGGACAGCCCGCCGGACAGGGGAGGCGGCTCCGACCAGAACGGCAAAGGCAAGGACGAGGAGTCGAAGGAGGAGGAAAAGGACGGCATCACCTGTGCCTCCAACAGCTTCCTGCCCGGCACTCCCGTACTGCTCGCCGACGGCACCACCACCCCCATCGAGGACATCACAGCCGGCGACGAGGTCTGGGCCTTCGACCCCCTCACCGGAAAAGAGGGGCCTCGCGAGGTCACGGACACCATCACAGGCGACGGCCCCAAGACCCTCGTCGACATCAACACCGACGACGGTTCAGGCAACACCGGAAGCGTCACCGCCACCGACGCCCACCCCTTCTGGACTCCTGAACCCGCCCAATGGGTCGACGCCATCGACCTGGAACCGGGAACCTGATTGCGCACCTCCACCGGCACCTGGACCCAGATCACCGCGACCGAGGTGCACAGGGCGGACGACCAGCAGGTCCACAACCTCACAGTCGACGACCTGCACACGTACTATGTGACCCCCGCACCACAGAACGATCTGCTCACACATAACGAAGCTCGGAACGACGATTGCAGGTTCACAGCAGAACAATGGGCGGACAGGATCGACGATGACGGCATAGAACATTCACTGTCACGCCACTCACCCGACGGAGAAGCATACAGAGAAGGCAAAGACAGTGTATGGAGTGGAGATGTCGACGAAAAACGTTTGCAGGACCTCGTAAATGCAACAGAAAATGAGACAGGGAAAATTCAAAGAAATCCAAGAGAGGATGTCGTCGAGTTTGCGATGGATGCAGGCTCAACGATCGGCAAGACCCCCAACGGGGACTACACGAGCAAATATACGGTAATCCGGGATTACTGGAGCGGCGACTTGATCACTGCTCACCCCGGCCCACCAGTGAGGCCAGATTGATTTGATCGCCAGTCTGCGAAACCAAAAAAATGAAGAGATTGCTGCAGCACACCTGCATGGAGGAGAGGGTTTGATGCAATTCCCCACCGACACCTATCCCATGCTCGGTCATATCGACCCCTACGGAAAGACGGTCTTCAATCGACATCAAATGGTAACTCTCGCAGAGGAGATCACCTCAGCGAAGAAAACTTTCGAGCTTTCCGCAGGACAGTCTTCATTTCTTGACGAAGTGGCAGTCTTGTGCAGAAAAGGCCTACGGCCGCCTCATCGCCTTCTGTATTTCTTGGGAGAGTAACTTGCAAAGTCCGGGAGGTAGGAGTGGATCCCCAGGTCACAAGCCTGTGACGATGCCGGGAAGCCTCCGAGTGCAGCAGAAGAGCTCCTGTACAAGACGGAAGACCTACCACAGTCGACGTCGAGCACAGGTGCTCCGGTGCTCCATGCCCCGCGCGGCCCGGGGCCGCCGCCACCCCCTGAGCTGTGTCGTCCTCACCGCGCTGTGCGCCGTCCTGGCCGGAGCCCGCTCGTTCGCCGCGATCGGCCAGTGGGCCGCCAACGCCCCCAGCACACCCTGGCCCGCCTGGGCGCCCGCACCGCCGACCCGGCCCTGGCCGTGCGCCGCCCGCCCTCGCCCGACACCATCCGGCGTGTGCTCATCGCCCTGCCACCCACCCACCTGACGACTCTGGCCTGCGCAGAAGACCTCTCCGTGCTCATCGTCAAGAAGATGAGAAAGAAGGCGAGTCACATATTCACCGACTCGTCTCTTTTTTACCCGAGCTGCTTGCCGGTCTTCGAGGATATAGATGAGATCTTCCCCAAAAAAGAACTGAAGGAAATATTCCTTTTCGGGCACCACCAAGGGTGCCAGTATTTTTTCTTCAAAAGAGGAGAGACTGGGGAGTGGGTGCGCACAGACCTCACTCCCGTCAGGGATGAGTGCATAGCCGTGTCATTCGAGGAGCTACTGGAAAAGGAGATCGAGGCGGCAAGGAAAATCTTCTGCAACCCTCCGGAAGGTTGCTGGCAGCCTTCCGGCAAGCAGCATTCAATCTGGATTGGTGGCGATGAGCGGACTGCCCAGAGACTCACTCTCGATATCCTGGTCCTTGGACGGGGAGAGCAACGAGCGGTTCAAGGAACGCAAAGAAGCCGGGTGGGCAAAGCTCGAAGAGCGGGAGATCAGAGAAAGAGCGTTCCTGGGGATTTTTCATTGAAGCTCCAAGGAGTCGAGGCGAGGAAAACCCAGGATTCTTTGATCGACCTCGCCCTCTCCTTCCATGGGGCGCTCTCCCAGGTGGCGATGGACGGAAGTTCGTACGTCGACTTTCTGGGAGAGCCCGGCCGGATCATTCTCTCCCTGAAAGATGAGAGCCTGAATCTTCGGATCCAGCCCGGAGGAGGGTTCGCCGAAGTTCCGTTCATTCACCTCTACTCGGAAGTGTGCAATTTTCAGCGCGACCTCCTTGACACACTTACAGCGGCCCCGCCGGAAAGCGTGCGATCTGCATGCCTGGAGGGGAGATCGCGCTGTGGGGCCATGCGTGAATAGCGGCGGCCCCGGCCGCCGGAGGCGGGCTCCGGCGGCCGGAGGCGGGCTCCGGTGGCCGGGGCCGCTCCGGGTGGGAGGCCCCTGTGAACGTCAGTCGTCCAGGGCGTCCCGGACGTCGGCGAGGTCGACGAACTTGAAGCCGGTGGCGTCGCCGCGCTCCTCGTTGTCGTTCTCCGGGGTGGCCTCTCCGTCCTGGACCACCATCAGGCCGTCCGGGTACCTCTCGCCGAGCGGTTCGGCGAACACCTCCAGGCCGTCGCACTCCTCGGAGCCGTCGAGTTCCTCGGACGCGGCGACCACCCGGAAGCCGCCGGTGTAGGCCTCATCGTCCTCGCGCACCTCCTCCAGGTCGTAGGCGGAGAAGGAGTCGTCCCCCTGGCTGGAGGCCAGCAGCCGGCCGCCGCCCTCGCCGTCGGGGAGCACGGCCAGGCCCTCGACGTCGGCGGTGAGGTGCTCGCCGCCGTAGCCGGGGTCGCCGCCGGGGATGCACTCGTCGGCCTGCTCGTCGTACTCGGCCGGAACACCGTACTCGCGGACCCGGTCCACCAGCTCGGGCTCGCCCTTCAGGTCCGCGCGCATCCGCCAGATGCCGACGGTCTCCTGCGCGGCGAACAGCGTTCCGCTCTCCGGGTCGACCGCCAGGCCCTCGGCCTGCGGCAGCTCGCCGGGGTCGCCGCACGGCGTCCAGGAGGTGCCGTCGGGCATCCGGAAGGTGCCGGGCAGCTCGATGGTGCGGACCTCGCGGTAGGTCACCGTCCCCTCGGGGGTGGGCAGCAGCTCCAGCAGCGCGAGGGTGGTGCGGGCGGCCTGGGTGGCCACGGCGTAGGAGCGGCCCGTCTCCGGATCGGTCCAGGTGGTCAGGCCGTAGGCGGTGGCCTCCCCGTTGACCTCCTCCTGGGAGTCGGAGAAGATCCACGGCGCGTCCGGGTCGGTGACGTCGGTGAGCGGCGCGTCGGGGTCGTCCGGGTCGATGCGGTGGATCCGCAGCCTGTCGTGGCCGCGGTCGCTGGAGACCGCGATGTCGACCGGGCCGGAGGCCGTTTCCAGCCCCTGCACCAGGTCGACGTTGTTGAACCGGCCCGGGGCGTCGCCCTCTCCGGGCGGCGCGGGCGCGGGGATCTCCTGCACCGACTCGGCGTCCAGGCCGTAGACGTGCAGCCCGCCCTCCTTGAGGGCGGTGATGACCAGGCTGCGCTCCGGGTCGTCGGGGTGGAGCCAGATCGCCGGGTCGTCGGCGTCGGAGTTCCTCCCCTCCTCGTCGCCGTGGACGGCGGCGGTCTCGGCTCGCGGGGTGATCTCGGGCAGTCCGCTCTCCTCGTCCGCCGCTGCGGGGACGGCGGTGATCGCGGTGGCCAGTGCCAGCGCCGGGAGGGAGACCGCGGGGAGTGGGCGGATCCGGTACGGGCCGTTCACGGAAGGCGCTCCTTCGCATCGGGGGCGAGCCGACCCGAGGGTGCGGCCCGTGTGTGACCGGGAGGTGCCCCGGAAGGCCACCGGGGCGTGTACATGCAGGGAACGGCCTCTTGCCTTCCGGGGGGACGGGCCCCACCCTGCGGAGTCCTCCGGCCGGCCGGGCGCCCCTGCCGCGGCCCTGCGCCGAAGTTGGGTCTCCAGGCTCAAGACGCCCGGTCCCCCGCTCCGTAGGCTTTCTCTTCGCCCTGGAATGCGCGGAGACGGCACCAGGGCGGTCCGGGGGACAGAGGAGAGCGGGATGCGCTGGGTGTGGCGGGCCGAGGCCGGCGGATTCAAGATCGAATACGCCGCCGTCGTCCTCCTCGTCGCCACCCTCGTTACCGCCGTCTTCGCCTTCGGACTCCCCACCGATGTCAGGGTCCTCTACGCCGAAGGCATCTGCCGCATCATGCCCGACAGCCAAGGCTGCGACGGCGAAGGGCAGGGCAGCGACCAGGACACCGGCGGGAGCGGCCAGGACGGCACCCCCGGAGAAGAGGACGGCGAGGGGCAGGCAGAGCCCTCCCCCTCTCCGTCCGCGCCTTCCGGTGGCGGCGGGGAGGACGAGGAGGGCGACGGTTCGGACTCCCCCGTCATGGAGCCGGCCGGGGCCTTCGACCAGGAGGCCGCCGACGACTACGCCGAGGCCCAGGAGGAGCTGGAGGAGGCCCAGGGGAAGCTGGACGGCGCCGACTCCGATCAGGTCTACGACGACCTGATGAACCTGCTCGGCGACATCGTCGGCTACAACGACGCCAAGGCCTGCCTCACTGAAGGCGACCTCATCGCCTGCCTGTGGACCATCGTCGGCCTCAGCCCCTTCGGCAAGGGCGCCAAGCTGGTCAAGAACACCCCCAAGATCATCAAGCTCTGGAACCGCTGGCGCAAGGCCAAGAAGACCAAGGAAGGCCTGGAGAAGGCGGTCGACACCGCCAAGGGCAAGGTCGACGACGCGATCAAGACCTGCGAGCGGGCCGCCGGGCTGAGCAACCGGTACTACAGCGCGGTCCCCGCCTCGCTCGGTGTTTCCTCCGACGGCGGCCTCCGGGCGGCGCCCGCGGTGTACGGCGGGGGCGGCGGGCCGTCCGGGACGTACGCGCTCGCCTTCGTGCCGGCGGGCAAGAAGAACAGGGAACCCGCCACTCCGTGCGAGCTCAACTGGGACCCGAAGAGCGGCAAGACCTTCGGGCACGTTTTCAGCAGGCACGGCGCCGGCACGAAGAACACCGATAAGCTGAAGGGCCGGGCCGCCTCCACGAACAAACCCCAGGGGCAGTGGCTGGACGACCAGAAGGCCTCGGACCTCATCAAGAAGAGCTACAACCCCAAGGGGCCGTTCGCTCCGGACGACCAGGTCTTCGAGATCCCCAAGGGGATGGGGCAGGTCATCATGCCGGACGGCTCCATCAAGGAGGCCACGCACTTCCTCGTCGTACTGAGGAAGGACGGCACGTTCAAGACCGGCTATCCGATTCTCAGGGAGTAGGAGCGGACGCGTTGTTCTCCATCACGCTCTCCCAGGCGACGCGCGCCGCCGCGCCGGAGGAGGACCCAGGGCTCTCCGAGGACTACGAGACCGCCGTCATGGAGGCCTGCGAGCTGCTCGCCGAGACCGACTGCGAGTTCCGCGTCCGCGGCTTCGGCGCGGACTGGCCGGTCGACGTCTGGGTCGACCTGTCCACTTTCATGGAGGACCTGCCCGAGGTGCTCGAAGCCCTCCGCGGTTCCGCCGAGGCGATGTCGGACTTCTACGAGCAGGGCATCCAGCGGACGCTGTACTACCGCCCGGAGGGCGACCGGGTCCGGATCCGGTGCGAGTCCCGGACCGACTGGGTCCCCGACCCCGACACCGAGTGGGTCGGCCGGGACGAGCTGGACCGGATGCTGTCCGATGTCGCGGTCGCCTTCGCCCGCTCGCTCCGCCTGGTCAGCCCGGTGACCGCGGCCCGCGAGCCGTTCGCCTCGTGGGCCGAAGGGCGCGTCTGACCCTCGCGGGACGTGAGAGAACCGCCGCCGCGTTCCGGTTCGGGCGGCCTTTCCGATTCCATCGGCGACAAAGGTCCGATGATCTGATTCGCCATTCACTTCTCCGGAACCGGACCCGCTTCCCCGAACGCACGAACCCGGCGAAGGAATTCTTCACCGAAAAGAGGTTCAAGAATCGACGACTTCGCCCGATGCGGGCGCTTCCGCAGGTGAAACGATCCGACCAGCGGATTCACCTGCGTCGCGTACACGTGGTCACAGTCCTTTCCGGAATGCGCTACCGTTTCCCGCGGCAAAACCCCCCTGGAAAGGACCCCCCATTGTCCAGGCCCAGCGCCGCGGCGTCCCCGTCCGCTTTCCGAAGAACGGCGGCGGGCGTCCTCCTGCTCCCCCTACTGGCCTCCTGCGGCGCCGGAGGCGAGGGTGAGGCCGTGGAAGCGCCCCCCTCTTCCTCCGGTCCGGCCCCTGAAATCGACTTCGGCGGCATCGTCACCGTTGAGATGGGAGACCCCGCCTCCGCTCTGACCGTCACCTCCCCCGACGACCCGTGCGGGGAGCCGGAAGAGCAGGTCGAGATCGAGGCCGTCGTCCCCTCCCTGGAAGTCGAGCGCGCCTGGTTCGCCCCCGACTGGTCGCACCTGGCCCTGCCCACCGAGGAGGGGATCGCGGTCCTCAAGCTCAACCGGCGGAACAAGGCCTACGAGAAGGTCTACACGCTCTCCCCCTCCGGCGGTTACTCCGACGCCGCCGCCACCTTCACCGACCCCCGCTTCTCCCCCGACGGCGGGAAGCTGTGGTTCGAGAAGCGGACCGAGGACAAGATCCGGCTGGTCTCCGTCGAGCACGGCTCCTACCAGGAGGGCGGCGAGATCGACGAGAGCGGGCCGGAGTTCGACGTGCCCGAGATGCCCGGCGACCCCGGTAACGAGACGCTGTGGGCCTTCACCCCCGAGGGCGAGCCGCAGTTCGGCGAACTGGCCCAGGCGGACGGGGCGGCGGACGACGGACTCTCGTCCGAGCACCGAACCACCGAGGACGGGCAGGTCGCCTACGCCTCGGTCAAGGCCGCGGACGGCGAGAACCTCAACGAGTACGTGCTGCTGGACGGGATGCCCGCCGCCGAAGACGAGCTCTGGATGCGCGGGGTCGGTTCTCTGGCCGCACCGAAGACCAGCACCCCCTACGGCGCCATCGCCAAGGCCTCGATCAAGGGGGACGGGAGCATCTCGCTGAGCGAGGTCGTCCCGCTCGGCGGCGACGGGAAGATGCCCAACGTCGCCGTGGCCGACGCCGACGGGAAGCAGGTCCTGTTCCAGACCTCTTCGGGCGTCTACACCACCGGCCTGGGCGGGGAGGAGGAGCCCGAGAAGGTCGCGGAAGAGCCCTGCCTGGAACCGGAGCTGGGCCCGTACAAGACCCTCGCCTGGTCCTGAGCCCCGGCCCTTCCGCCCCGGCGGTGAGCCGCCGCCGGGGCCGGACGAGCGGACCGGCCCGCGGGACGCCTTCCCCTTTCCCGGTGACGCGCCCGGTGACGCCGCGCATGCCCGGGGCCGTCGCGGCGGAGCGTCAGGATCCGTCGAAGCGGTCCAGAGAGCGCAGGATCGCGTGCCGGACCCCGCCCGCGATGTCGTATCCCTCGGCGATCTCCCGGATGCCGTCGAGGAACCCCTCGCCCGCCTCGACCGAGCCGTCGTCCGCCACCCGGGTGCGCAGAACGCCGATCAGCTGGTGCTGGGCCTCCAGGTAGCCGGCGAGCCTGTGGCAGGTGGTCTCGCAGGAGGCGTCCTCCTCCGTCCGGGAGACGCGCGCCGCCACGGTCAGCTCCCAGGCCAGATCGGTGAGGAAGGCCGCGCCGTGCCGCGAGGCGAGCGCGGCCCGGGTCCGGTCCGCCGTGTTCAGTGCCGTCACTCCCAGAATCCGTCTTCGGGCAGATCCGACCGTCGGATCTCGCGCGGAAGGCTGTCCACGTCGTAGCCGCGGTCCATGAGGACCTTGATCCTGTGGTTCCCCTGCACGACCGTACCGTCCGGGGTGACGGTCAGGGGTTCGTCGGCCCCCGATTTCAGCGAGGCGACGATGTCGTCGGTGCTCTGCTTCTTCCAGTGATTGATGGACCCCTCCCTGATGGTCCCGTTCTTCTCACTGTGCAGGAGCTTGAGCTTCCCGGGCTTGCCGTCCGGCCCCCGGCCCGGATCGGGGTTGGCGCAGACCGTGCCATCGGTACTGGCGAGCAGCTCCTCCAGGCTGGGGGTCGGCTTGCTCGGCTTGTCCGCCTCCGCGAGCAGTTCCTCCAGCGTCGGCTTCTTCTCCCCGTCCCCGGCGGCCGGCGCCGCGTAGACCAGGGTGAGCTCGGTGCCGTCGGAGAGCACCACCGGCTCGTCGAACGCGGAGGCGCCGTAAGCGCTGCGCCGGGGCTTCCCGGACTTGCACTCCCCCACCGCGTCCCGGGTGCCGTCCTTGGCCTTGTTCAACCGCTTGAGGGAGGCGTCCTTGGCCTTCTTCAGCTTCCTCCAGCGGGAGAAGAGCTTGGCGATCTTGGGCGCCTTCTTGATCGCCTTGAGGCCCTTGCCCCACGGGGTGAAGCCCACGATGGTCGACAGGCAGGCCACGATGTCGCCCTCGGTCAGGCATTTGCGGGCGTCTTCGACGCCCATCAGGTCGAGGAGCTCCTTCATCAGCTCCTTGTCGAGGCCGGCGTACTCGCTCTCGGCGTCCTCCTTGGCCTTCTTGGCGTCGGCCAGCTCCTTGTGCGCGTCGAGCAGCGCCTGGGCCGCCCCCGGGTCGTAGACGATGGTGTCCGTGTCGTCGGACGGTTCCTCGGAGTCCTCCGGGCCGCCGTCGTCCTCTTCTTCCCCGCCGTCGGAGCCGCCGCCCTCCGTGTCGGAACCGGAGCCGCCGCTGCCGCCCTCTCCCCCGCCGGCCTGCTCGCCGCCGGACCCGGGCTCCCCGCAGTCCTCGTCCCCGGTGATCCGGCACAGGCCGACCTCGTACAGCCTGCGCACGTCGGCGGGCAGGTTGAAAGCGACCAGCGCGACCACCAGAGTGGCCACCATCAGGACGAGGGCGCCGTACTCGACCTTCCCCGCGCCCTTCTCGGCCCGCAGGGCCCGGTTCACCGCGTACCTCGTTTCCCGAAGAAGTACCGCCCGGGCGTTCAACGGGGTTTCGGGCGGCGCCCGGAAGCCTAGAGCAGCGGGACTACTTCCGGGTAGGGTCCAGGAGCCCACTTCCGCGGACCGGCCCCTCGGGTCCCCGCCCTTTCTCGACCGACGCCGGGCGGACGCTCTGGTGGGCCGCCCCGTGCCCTGCCCCTTGTGAGAGTCGAGCCACATGACCGACGAGGAGTCTCCCGAAAGCCTGCCGGCCGGGATCGCCTTCGACGAGTTCCTGCTGTTCGCCCTCGGCTGCTGCCGCCGGGCCCGACCGCTGCTGGAGGCCACCGGGACTCCGGCCGCGGTGCGCCTGCTGCACGCGGTGATGGACGCCGACTGGGCCGGTGGGGTCCCCGCCGACCGCGTCTCCCGGCTCCGCGAGGACATCCGGGCCCTGGACGAGCTGTACGAGCTGGACAACCAGGTCCCCTCGATGATGGCGGCCCGTGTGCTGCCCCTGCTGGAGTTCGGCCCTCTGCAGGACCCCGAGGAGTTCGCCGAGAGCCTCGCCCACGACTACATCGAATACACCGAGACGGTGCACGGGGAGTTCGAATCCGCTCTGGACGAGCCGGGAGACGAGGAACCCTTCTTCACGGCCGAGGAGGAGGCCATCCTGCAGACCCTCCGGATCGCCCGCTCCGGCGGCCCGTTCGCCCGGCGCCTCGAAGCGGTCATGGAGCTCTCCGCCCGCAACGGCGACGCCGTGCAGGAGCGCGTTCCCGAGTTCCTCGCCTCCTACGAACGGGAGTGAGCAGGGGAGGAACAGGGCTCCCCCTTCCGTCCGGAGGGCCCTCCCGCCGGTTGGGCCCGCAGGCCCTACCCCTCCTCTCCGGTCGCCGCTAGCCTGCTGCGCAGCCGACACCCTCCGATCCCCCAGCCGTCGGCCGGACAGGCGGTGTGCAAGGCCGTGCCCAGGAGACCCCTCGCCGCGGACCGCGGTGCCTCGATGCTCGAATACGGGGCCGTCGTCCTGCTGATCGCCCTGATCGCAGGCGCCGTCTTCGGGTTCGGGGTCCCGGGGAAGGTCGCCCGGCTGTTCGAGGCGGGGTTCGAGGGCGTCGAAACGGCGACCGGAGGCGGCCCCTCGGCCGGGCCGCAGGAGGACGGGCGGTACTGGAACCAGGCCGACCCGGACGACCCGGGCCACCAGGGGCCGCCGCCCGGGCATCCGGCCGGCCCGCCGGCCGAACCGACCCATCCGGACGACCCGGGCTACCAGGGGCCGCCGCCGGGGCACCCCGCGGGCCCGCCGGAGGAGCCCTACGAGGGGCCGGAGCCGGAGCACTCCGACCCGGAGAACGTGCAGGCCGCCCTGGACGAGCTGGACGAGTGCCTGGAGCGGTGGAACGAGGACGCACCCTGGTTCTCCGGCAGCTGCGCCTGGGACGTCTACAAGGACCTCTCCCTGGAGGACTTCGCCGGGGTGGTCGACCGGCTCTCCCCGCAGGAGCTGCAGCGCCTCTTCGAGTCCGGCCCCATCCCGCTCGACCAGGACTACTTCGACTTCATCGACGACGTCATGGAGCTGTCCCACCTGGACACCATCCGGGCCCTGCAGGACAGCGGTGCGACGCCCTTCGCCCAGCCGGGCTTCGACGGCGTCGGCGGCGACCCGGCGTCCGGTGACACCCCGGGCGACGTCACCTACCGGGAGCCCGCCTCCTACTCGCTCTACGGCTCCACCGAGGACGGCGAGGACCCGGTGAAGTGGGAGCACATCGACCAGAACTCGCTCGGCGACTGCTGGCTGATGGCGACCATGGGCGCGATGGCCGTGCAGAGCCCGGGGCTGGTGGAGGAGATGATCGAGGAGAACCCGAACGGCACCTTCACCGTGACCTTCCCCGGGCGGGACCCGATCACGGTCACCCCGGACCTGCCCACCAACCCCGACGGCACGCTCGCCTTCGCCGGCTCGCAGGAGGACCCCCCGGTCATCTGGCCGGCCGTCATCGAGAAGGCCTACGCCCAGATGGAGGGGAACGACTACGGCAACATCGAGAACTGGCACCCCGGCGGCGCGATGAACACCTTCACCGGCGATGCGGGACTGGATTACATCCCCGACTTCACCGGGACCGACATCGACACCCTCGCCGACGACTTCGAGAACGGCGAGGCGATCACCTTCTCCACCCCGCCGAACGGCGACGACAAGGAGAAGAAGGAGCTGATCCAGGACAACACCCTGGTCAGCGGGCACGTCTACTTCGTGACCTCGGTCGACCGGGAGAACGGGACGGTGACGGTGCGCAACCCGTGGGGCCCGCACACCGATGACATCGTGATGACCATCGACGAGGTGAACGACAACATCGCCGCCGTCCACTCCACGGACCTGGACGAGTAAGGTACGCCCATGCCCTCCTCCCCTCCCCCCCGACGGTTCGGGCGGGCCGCGCCGGCCCTGCTGCTCGCCCTGCTGCTGGCCGCGGCCGGGTGCTCCGACGACGGAGAGCGGCCCCCCGCGGGCGAGAACGAGCACTACATCGTCCAGGGCAACCAGCTCGCCCAGGGAGACCTGCGGATCGGGCTGATGAGCGTCTCCGAGGACGAGGCGGTCATGGAGGTGTACGCGGAGGACTTCGAGACCGAGACGGTGCAGGCCGGGGAGGGCGACAGCTTCGAGGCGGGCCGCCGCACCATCACCGTGGAGCGCATCGAGACCGGCGACGACGAGGGCGTCGCGCTGACGATCGACGACCCCGAGGCACCGGCGGCCTCGGCCTCCCCCGGGGAGGACGGCGGCTCCCCTGGGGAGGGCGGCGCGGAGGACGGCGGCCCGATGGAGGATCCCGAGGTCTTCTCCGTCCGGCTGGGGCACCAGAGCACCGAGTCGGGGATCACCGTCGGCCTGGGCGCCACCGCCGGCGGCACCGCCCGGATGCTGGTGCAGACCGAGGACGGCGGCGAGGAGCAGGTCGAGGCCGACGCCGGCGACGAGTTCGCCGCGGGCGACCGCACCCTGCAGGTCGTCGAGGTCGGCGACGGGATCGCCTACCTGAAGTTCACCGACTGACGGGGCGCGTCCGGTCCCGGCCGCGCCGGTCCCCGAGGTCCCCGGAGCCGGCCTCGAACA from Nocardiopsis composta encodes:
- a CDS encoding Hint domain-containing protein — encoded protein: MIEYAAIVLLIAAILSAVMDLRMADRIAALLNNSLDGVAGPQADGGEDTAPPPPADGADTGPGAGDPGVPATSPDEAANPQDGTPGTENALWEGDSPVYGSVFGGTPPDDGLHLAPGEDGMPEPAGEINIDDPVVKRFFDALLTAVVGDAAGAVQGLWALVTDAPQAIAGFAQAVIEDPWGLLVSKEFRQAFSEGDWALVLGYGLWEFGSLLSLGAGIVIKMIKALGKIPDGGKLPGAPDSPPDRGGGSDQNGKGKDEESKEEEKDGITCASNSFLPGTPVLLADGTTTPIEDITAGDEVWAFDPLTGKEGPREVTDTITGDGPKTLVDINTDDGSGNTGSVTATDAHPFWTPEPAQWVDAIDLEPGT
- a CDS encoding transposase family protein — translated: MPRAARGRRHPLSCVVLTALCAVLAGARSFAAIGQWAANAPSTPWPAWAPAPPTRPWPCAARPRPTPSGVCSSPCHPPT
- a CDS encoding phytase, which codes for MNGPYRIRPLPAVSLPALALATAITAVPAAADEESGLPEITPRAETAAVHGDEEGRNSDADDPAIWLHPDDPERSLVITALKEGGLHVYGLDAESVQEIPAPAPPGEGDAPGRFNNVDLVQGLETASGPVDIAVSSDRGHDRLRIHRIDPDDPDAPLTDVTDPDAPWIFSDSQEEVNGEATAYGLTTWTDPETGRSYAVATQAARTTLALLELLPTPEGTVTYREVRTIELPGTFRMPDGTSWTPCGDPGELPQAEGLAVDPESGTLFAAQETVGIWRMRADLKGEPELVDRVREYGVPAEYDEQADECIPGGDPGYGGEHLTADVEGLAVLPDGEGGGRLLASSQGDDSFSAYDLEEVREDDEAYTGGFRVVAASEELDGSEECDGLEVFAEPLGERYPDGLMVVQDGEATPENDNEERGDATGFKFVDLADVRDALDD
- a CDS encoding C2 family cysteine protease — protein: MLEYGAVVLLIALIAGAVFGFGVPGKVARLFEAGFEGVETATGGGPSAGPQEDGRYWNQADPDDPGHQGPPPGHPAGPPAEPTHPDDPGYQGPPPGHPAGPPEEPYEGPEPEHSDPENVQAALDELDECLERWNEDAPWFSGSCAWDVYKDLSLEDFAGVVDRLSPQELQRLFESGPIPLDQDYFDFIDDVMELSHLDTIRALQDSGATPFAQPGFDGVGGDPASGDTPGDVTYREPASYSLYGSTEDGEDPVKWEHIDQNSLGDCWLMATMGAMAVQSPGLVEEMIEENPNGTFTVTFPGRDPITVTPDLPTNPDGTLAFAGSQEDPPVIWPAVIEKAYAQMEGNDYGNIENWHPGGAMNTFTGDAGLDYIPDFTGTDIDTLADDFENGEAITFSTPPNGDDKEKKELIQDNTLVSGHVYFVTSVDRENGTVTVRNPWGPHTDDIVMTIDEVNDNIAAVHSTDLDE